GACCGCTACCTCGCCGCCGCCGAGGCCGGCGACACCCACTCGATCGTCACCGGCGTCGGCCCCTCCGGGCCGATGCACCTGGGCCACGTTCTCGTCTTCTACCTCGCGAAGCGCCTGCAGGCGGAGACGGGAGCGCACGTCTACATCCCGCTCTCGGACGACGAGAAGTTCTACGCGAAGGACCTCTCGTTCGGCGAGATCGGGGCGGCAACCCGCTCGAACCTGCGTGACCTGCTCGCCGTCGGCTTCGACCCCGAGCGCACCCGGGTCGTCGTCGACCGCCTCGACGCCGACGTGCTCTACCCGCAGGCCGCCCGCGTGGCCGCCGACATCACCCAGTCGACCGTCGACGCGACCTACGGCGACCCCGACAACGTCGGGCTCTCGTTCTACCCGGCGATGCAGGCCGTCCATCTGCTCCTGCCCCAGCTCGTCCACGGCCGCCACCCGACGCTGGTCCCCGTCGCCGTCGACCAGGACCCCCACGTCCGGGTCTGTCGCGACGTGGCCGCCAAGGAGCGGTTCGACGTGGCCAAGCCGGGCGCCCTGCTCGGGAAGTTCCTCCCCGCGCTCGACGGTCCCGGGAAGATGTCCTCCTCGTCGGACGCGCCGGCCATCGAGTTGACCGACGACCGCGAGACGGTCCGGTCGAAGATCATGGAGCACGCCCACTCCGGCGGTCGCGTCGATATCGACGAACATCGCGAGCACGGCGGCGACCCGAGCGTCGACGTGGCCTACCAGTACCTCCACACGTTCTTCGAACCCGACGACGAGCGAGTCGAGGAACTCGCGGCCGACTACCGCTCGGGCGAGTTGCTCACGGGCGAACTGAAGGGGATCGCCGCCGAGCGGATCGGCGACTTCCTCGCCGACCACCGGGCGCGCCGCGAGGCGCTCGGCGACCTGGCGACGGCGCTCGAACCGTACCGGCTGACCGACGAGGAGCGGGCGCGGCTGCGGCCGTCGGTGTTCGCGTAGCCGCGTCGCGCTACGTCGCGGCCCGACCGGCCAGATCGACCAGATCCGCCCGCGGCAGGTCGCCGACCACCGCGCGCGTCACGCCCTCGTCCTCCCAGACCACGGCCGCGCCGTCGCCGCGCTCGACGTAGGTCGCGTTCGTCCCGGCGACGGTGACGGGCTCACCCTCTGTCGCGTTCTCCCCCGCGGCGCCCAGCATCGGCAGGTCGTCGGCCGTCGAGACGACGGTCACGTTCGTCTCGCCGGCGTAGGTCTGGGCGGCGACCGTTCGGCCCGCCCGGGTCACGACGACCGCCTCGTCGAACGCGTAGCCGTCGGCGCCGAGTCGCTGCAGCGTCACGGCTGTCCCGTCCTGTGCGGCGCCGAAGCTGTCGTACCGTTCCTGTCCGACCGCGTTCACCGACGCGGCGTCGGGCGGCCGGAACGTGCTCCCGTGGACGCTCGCGTTGAACTGCACGCCGTCGAAGGCGACGGTCGTCCGGTTGTCGTCGTAGCTGGCGCGCAGCCGGTGGACGCGGTAGTCGTCGGTGTCGACCCACAGCGTCGCTTCCCCTCGGTAGGACTCGTTGGTCGGCTCGACCCCGACGACGTAGACCTCCGCGCCGTCGAGCGTCGTCGTCTCGCGCACCTCGGCGGTCACGTTCTCGGCGAGCCACGCCGTGACGTTCGCCGAGCGGTTCCAGTCGTGATTCGCGTTCGCGTAGCTGCCGTTCCAGGCGTGGCTCCCGTTCCAGCTGTGGGTCCCGGTTGCGGTCCAGTTACCGGGCGGGGCGGTGCCGTCGATGGCGGCGCCGTCGGCGGCCGTCGCCGAGCGGTCCCACGTCGAGCCGTTCCACGCCGAGGCGTTCTCGGGCAACTCCCAGACGCGGGCGGTGTCGTTCGCGCCGTCGTAGACCCACGCGACCGAGCCGTTCGTGCCGAGGGCGTACTCGCTCCCGTCGTGCGCGGTGCTCAGTTTCGTCCGGTTCGGCCGGTCGAGGACGAACGAGACGGTCCCCGAGCGCTCGGCGGTGGCGTTGGCGACGGTGACGGTCGCCTCGCCGGTCAGCGTCTCGGCGTTCTCGTAGCGCTGTTCCACCCGGTCGAGGACCGTCTCGCCGTCGGGCTGGGCGTCGCCGTCGAGGGCGCCGGGAAGCGCGCCCGCCGCGGCCGCGCCGGCGACGGCGACGAGGGCCACGCCGACCGCCAGCGGCACGGCCCGCGTCGCGAGGGACCCGCGGTCGTCTGTCATCGCCGGCGGTTAGGACCGGAGCGGCTTAACGACACGGACGGCCCGCGGGGTCGCGGCCGACGACCGGCGAGGGGTTCATTTCCCACCGCCCCCTGGCACGGGTGTGACCGACGCGACCGACACGGAGGCGACGGGGGCCGACTCGCCGGCCGGCGCGGACGGGGCGACCGGCGGCGAACCGGTCGTCGACCTGGCGGACGTGACGAAGACCTACGAGGGCGGGGTCGCCGTCGAGGCGCTCTCGCACGTCTCGCTCTCGCTGGCGCCGGGGTCGTACACCGCCGTCATGGGCCCCAGCGGGTCGGGCAAGAGCACCCTCCTCAACCTCGTCGGCGGCCTCGACACGCCGACGGGCGGGACCGTCCGGCTCGACGGCCAGGACCTCGCCGCCCTCTCGGACGCCGAGCGCGCGCGGGCCCGCGGCCGGACGGTCGGGTTCGTCTTCCAGACGTTCAACCTGATGCCCAGGCTGACCGCCGTCGAGAACGTCGCGCTCCCGCTGGTCTTCCAGGGTGTCGACCGCAGCGAGCGCCGCGAGCGCGCCGCGGATCTCCTCTCGCGGGTCGGCCTCGGCGACCGCCTCGACCACCGCCCCTCGGAACTCTCGGGCGGCCAGCGCCAGCGCGTCGCCATCGCCCGGGCGCTCGCGGCCGACCCCGCGCTCCTCCTCGCCGACGAACCCACCGGCAACGTCGACACCGGGACGGGCGCGCGGATAATGGAGCTCTTCGCCGAGTTGCACGAGGCGGGCAACACCATCCTGCTGGTCACCCACGAGCGCCGCATCGCCGAGCACGCCGACCGCATCGTCCACGTCCGCGACGGCGAGATCGAGGGGATCGAGGACGTGTCCGGGGCCGACCCCGCCGAGTCCGCCGACGGCGGCGGTTCGGCCGGGGCCGAGGACGAGGAGGGTGCCTGATGGACCTCGCCGAGACGCTGCGGATCAGCGTCCGCTCGCTGCGCTCCCATCGCCTGCGGGCGGCGCTGACGGTGGTGGGGATCGTCATCGGCATCGCCGCGGTCGTCACGTTCGCCACCTTCGGCGCGAGCCTGAAGGCCGATGTCGTCTCGGAGATCGAGGGCTCCAGCGCCAACGAGGTGTACCTCGTCGCCACGGAGGCCGACGAGGGCGGCGGGTTCGGCGGCGCCGGCCAGCCCGTCTTCACCGAGTACGACCTCTCGCAGTTGCGGGCCATCGAGGGCGTCCAGCGGGTCGTCCCGCGGGGGATCGTCCCCGTCAGCGCCGTCGGCCACGACGGCGAGACGGTCGCCCAGCGGCAGGTCACGGCCACCAACGCGACCGCCTTCGACACAGCGACGTTCGAGTCGGGCCGACCCTTCCGCAACGGCGCCGCCGAGGCGGTCGTCAACCGCCCCGCCGCGCAGCTGTTCCCCGGGAACCTCTCGACGGGCGACGAACTGACGGTCACGCGCTCGTCCGGGGACCGATTCAACGTCACCGTCGTCGGCATCGTCAACGGCACCGGCGGCCAGCTCCCGTTCAGTTCCTTCACCGACCAGCCGCGGGTGTTCGTCCCCGCCGACCCCTACTACCAGTCGGTCGTCGAGAGCCCCAGCGCCGTCGCCAGCCAGCGGGTCTACTCGCAGGTGACCGTCGTCACCGACCCCGCCGACACCACCGCCACTCAACAGCGCGTCCGCGAGTACTTCGCCAGTCCCCGTTCGGACGCCGCGCGACTGGTCCCCGACGGCTACGAGGTCTCGGCCCGGACGAACGCCGACCTCGTCGACAGCATCGAGCGCATCGTCACCCGGCTCACCCGCTTCGTCACCGGCATCGCCGTCAT
Above is a genomic segment from Halosimplex halophilum containing:
- a CDS encoding tryptophan--tRNA ligase, producing MHDDSATDAQSADHSPEADPGPTAPQPADQSADEDEFTVTPYDVAGTVDYDRLLERFGADRLTDEQVARFPDHPMLRRRVFYAGRDVDRYLAAAEAGDTHSIVTGVGPSGPMHLGHVLVFYLAKRLQAETGAHVYIPLSDDEKFYAKDLSFGEIGAATRSNLRDLLAVGFDPERTRVVVDRLDADVLYPQAARVAADITQSTVDATYGDPDNVGLSFYPAMQAVHLLLPQLVHGRHPTLVPVAVDQDPHVRVCRDVAAKERFDVAKPGALLGKFLPALDGPGKMSSSSDAPAIELTDDRETVRSKIMEHAHSGGRVDIDEHREHGGDPSVDVAYQYLHTFFEPDDERVEELAADYRSGELLTGELKGIAAERIGDFLADHRARREALGDLATALEPYRLTDEERARLRPSVFA
- a CDS encoding LolA family protein, with the translated sequence MTDDRGSLATRAVPLAVGVALVAVAGAAAAGALPGALDGDAQPDGETVLDRVEQRYENAETLTGEATVTVANATAERSGTVSFVLDRPNRTKLSTAHDGSEYALGTNGSVAWVYDGANDTARVWELPENASAWNGSTWDRSATAADGAAIDGTAPPGNWTATGTHSWNGSHAWNGSYANANHDWNRSANVTAWLAENVTAEVRETTTLDGAEVYVVGVEPTNESYRGEATLWVDTDDYRVHRLRASYDDNRTTVAFDGVQFNASVHGSTFRPPDAASVNAVGQERYDSFGAAQDGTAVTLQRLGADGYAFDEAVVVTRAGRTVAAQTYAGETNVTVVSTADDLPMLGAAGENATEGEPVTVAGTNATYVERGDGAAVVWEDEGVTRAVVGDLPRADLVDLAGRAAT
- a CDS encoding ABC transporter ATP-binding protein, with product MTDATDTEATGADSPAGADGATGGEPVVDLADVTKTYEGGVAVEALSHVSLSLAPGSYTAVMGPSGSGKSTLLNLVGGLDTPTGGTVRLDGQDLAALSDAERARARGRTVGFVFQTFNLMPRLTAVENVALPLVFQGVDRSERRERAADLLSRVGLGDRLDHRPSELSGGQRQRVAIARALAADPALLLADEPTGNVDTGTGARIMELFAELHEAGNTILLVTHERRIAEHADRIVHVRDGEIEGIEDVSGADPAESADGGGSAGAEDEEGA
- a CDS encoding ABC transporter permease; this translates as MDLAETLRISVRSLRSHRLRAALTVVGIVIGIAAVVTFATFGASLKADVVSEIEGSSANEVYLVATEADEGGGFGGAGQPVFTEYDLSQLRAIEGVQRVVPRGIVPVSAVGHDGETVAQRQVTATNATAFDTATFESGRPFRNGAAEAVVNRPAAQLFPGNLSTGDELTVTRSSGDRFNVTVVGIVNGTGGQLPFSSFTDQPRVFVPADPYYQSVVESPSAVASQRVYSQVTVVTDPADTTATQQRVREYFASPRSDAARLVPDGYEVSARTNADLVDSIERIVTRLTRFVTGIAVIALVVGAVGIANIMLVSVTERTREIGIMKAVGARSRDVMELFLAEAVLLGALGALLGVPLGIAGGWVATRYAEIPLELAPGWFAAAVAVGVLTGVVAGLYPAWRAARVDPIDALRYE